One segment of Taeniopygia guttata chromosome 17, bTaeGut7.mat, whole genome shotgun sequence DNA contains the following:
- the ABCA2 gene encoding ATP-binding cassette sub-family A member 2 isoform X4, producing MGFLHQLHLLLWKNVTLKRRSPWVLAFEIFIPLVLFFILLGLRQKKPTIPVKEAFYTAAPLTSAGILPVMQSLCPDGQRDEFGFLQYSNSTVTQILEHLSEAVEQSSLFDPQHPGLEEELESLRRHLEALSSPEPSSMETHFSSQAGSSFTLAWAAKDQGELRRFLMQNLSLPNSTAELLLGSSIDLREVYRQFFDSFPLVPDETRERDLWDEFGPSKKMTQLEKSLPSGWRSLQEQVVHRVLQDPVAAPHHPALLRMLSQALGLTSTAVAPSSAISDSPQAIVTEMENVLFTGPALEQLTCEQYPGGLHRLLRVSPRQQPLLAAYRALACNGSQTIRQERFAQLASELQKQLDTPKIVSRLKLEEVNSTATQHRLRALLEDLVEMEKVLQDMDILSALAKLLPRGACASKAVPPMANSTSWASTNATAGNATAEEEESAGESPSGTDSRQGQFSAFVQLWAGLQPILCGNNRTIEPEALKQGNMSSLGFTSKEQRNLGLLVHLMTSNPKILYAPVGTEVDKVILKANETFAFVGNVTHYARAWLNISPEIRAYLEEGRLQRRIHWLQQLTADLHKHPEILNVSDSDVLHNFLNGNFSLPNASILLQQLDTIDNAACSWVRFMAKVSVDIFKGFPDEESIVNYTLNQAYQDNVTVFASVIFQTNRDGSLPPHVTYKIRQNSSFTEKTNEIRRAYWRPGPNTGGRFYFLYGFVWIQDMMERALINTFVGHDVVEPGNYVQMFPYPCYTRDDFLFVIEHMMPLCMVISWVYSVAMMIQHIVTEKEHRLKEVMKMMGLNNAVHWVAWFITGFVQLSISVTALTAILKYGKVLMHSDVLIIWLFLAIYAVATIMFCFLVSVLYSKAKLASACGGIIYFLSYVPYMYVAIREEVAHDKITAFEKCIASLMSTTAFGLGSKYFALYEVAGVGIQWHTFSQSPVEGDDFNLLLSMMMLVVDAMVYGVLTWYIEAVHPGMFGLPRPWYFPFQKSYWLGNGRVETWEWTWPWSRNTRLSIMEEDQACAMESRRLAEETRGIEEEPTHLPLVVCIDKLTKVYKTDKKLALNKLSLNLYENQVVSFLGHNGAGKTTTMSILTGLFPPTSGSATIYGHDIRTEMDKIRKNLGMCPQHNVLFDRLTVEEHLWFYSQLKSMAEEEIRKEMDKMIEDLELSNKRHCQVQTLSGGMKRKLSVAIAFVGGSRAVILDEPTAGVDPYARRAIWDLILKYKPGRTILLSTHHMDEADLLGDRIAIISHGKLKCCGSPLFLKSTYGDGYKLTVVKKQSDTRNGTEPGHSPLSHSSVSPCSEPRVSQFIKKYVASCLLISDTNTELSYILPSEAVKKGCFERLFQHLEQNLEELDLTSFGLMDTTLEEVFLKVSEEDQSLENSDVDMKESKDALQPPASELGPKSEANGEPLAKAAVPEKPEVELSNLVTCSKLAQSQASLRSVSSVGSVRGDEGGAYSEFFGDYAPLFDNRQDPDNISLQEQEAEVEAEDRDLAGRGSFKLEGSWLKLRQFHGLIIKRFHCAKRNTKALFSQILLPAFFVCVAMTVALSVPEIGDLPPLILSPSQYHNYTQPKGNFIPYANEERHEYRIRLSPDASPQQLVNTFHLPSGVGATCVLKTPFNNTLDQPMQTLNLNSNESKMLAAKYFDAMCIDSFTQGLPLSNFVPPPPSPAPSDYPMSMDEDLLHAWNSTTFSTVKGTVTSAPALPRIIHEPIKCTCSMQGTGFSCPSGVGGHPPQMKVVTGDILTDITGRNVSEYLLYTSDRFRLHRYGALTFGNVQKSIPASFGARAPATVRKIAVRRTAQVFYNNKGYHSMPTYLNALNNAILRANLPKSKGNPAAYGITVTNHPMNKTSASLSLDYLLQGTDVVIAIFIIVAMSFVPASFVVFLVAEKATKAKHLQFVSGCDPVIYWLANYMWDMLNYLVPATCCIIILFVFDLPAYTSPTNFPAVLSLFLLYGWSITPIMYPASFWFEVPSSAYVFLIVINLFIGITATVATFLLQLFEHDKDLKVVNSYLKSCFLVFPNYNLGHGLMEMAYNEYINEYYAKIGACLSPPNPLRMTLMWPMRGIGSCVVTLTMTC from the exons ATGGGGTTCCTGCATCAGCTCCATCTTCTGCTCTGGAAGAACGTGACACTGAAGCGGCGCAGCCCG TGGGTGCTGGCCTTCGAGATCTTCATCCCCCTGGTGCTCTTCTTCATACTCCTGGGGCTGCGGCAGAAGAAGCCAACCATTCCTGTGAAGGAAG CTTTCTACACGGCGGCCCCACTCACATCAGCCGGGATCCTGCCAGTCATGCAGTCCCTGTGCCCTGACGGCCAGCGTGATGAGTTTGGCTTTCTGCAGTACTCCAACTCCAC GGTGACACAGATTCTGGAGCACCTCAGCGAGGCAGTAGAGCAAAGCAGCCTCTTCGACCCGCAGCATCCAGGactggaggaggagctggagtcGCTGCGCCGGCACCTGGAGGCCCTcagcagccctgagcccagctccatggagacccACTTCAGCAGCCAAGCAG GGTCCAGCTTCACACTGGCTTGGGCAGCCAAAGACCAGGGTGAGCTGCGTCGCTTCCTGATGCAGAACCTCTCTCTGCCcaacagcacagctgagctgctcctgggctcTAGCATTGACCTGCGGGAG GTGTACCGGCAGTTTTTTGATTCCTTTCCTTTGGTACCTGATGAGACCCGTGAGCGAGACCTGTGGGATGAGTTTGGCCCCAGCAAGAAGATGACACAGCTGGAG AAGAGTCTACCCAGTGGCTGGAGGAGCCTGCAGGAACAGGTGGTTCACAGGGTGCTGCAGGACCCAGTGGCAGCCCCACACCATCCGGCACTGCTCCGCATGCTCTCCCAGGCCCTGGGCctcaccagcactgctgtggcacCCAGCAGTGCCATCTCTGATAGCCCCCAGGCCATTGTCACCGAGATGGAG AATGTCCTCTTCACCGGGCCAGCGCTGGAGCAGCTGACATGTGAGCAGTACCCAGGGGGACTGCACCGCCTCCTGCGCGTGTcccccaggcagcagccactgctggcAGCATACCGGGCACTGGCCTGCAATGGCAGCCAAACCATCCGCCAGGAGCGCTTTGCCCAGCTGGCCTCCGAGCTCCAGAAGCAGCTGGACACCCCGAAGATAGTCAGCAGG CTGAAGCTGGAGGAAGTGAACAGCACAGCTACCCAGCACCGCCTCCGTGCCCTCCTCGAGGACTTGGTGGAGATGGAGAAGGTTCTCCAGGACATGGACATCCTCTCAGCACTGGCTAAGCTGCTGCCCAGGGGAGCCTGTGCCAGCAAGGCCGTGCCACCCATGGCCAACAGCACCAGCTGGGCCAGCACCAATGCCACGGCTGGCAATGCCacagcagaggaggaagagagcGCTGGGGAGAGCCCGTCTGGCACCGACAGCCGCCAGGGGCAGTTCTCAGCGTTCGTGCAGCTCTGGGCGGGGCTGCAGCCCATCCTCTGCGGCAACAACCG GACCATTGAGCCTGAGGCACTGAAGCAGGGCAACATGAGCTCGCTTGGCTTCACCAGCAAGGAGCAGCGAAACTTGGGCCTCCTTGTGCATCTGATGACCagcaaccccaaaatcctgtaTGCACCTGTGGGCACCGAAGTTGACAAGGTCATCCTGAAG GCCAACGAGACCTTCGCCTTTGTGGGCAATGTCACCCACTACGCCAGGGCATGGCTGAACATCTCCCCTGAGATCCGAGCCTACCTGGAGGAGGGCAGGCTGCAGAGGCGCATCCACTGGCTCCAGCAG TTGACCGCTGACCTCCACAAGCACCCAGAGATCCTGAATGTCTCTGACAGTGATGTTCTCCACAACTTTCTCAATGGCAACTTCTCCCTGCCCAATGCCAgcatcctgctccagcagctggataCCATTGACaatgctgcctgcagctgggtCCGCTTCATGGCCAAG GTCAGCGTGGACATCTTCAAAGGCTTCCCAGATGAAGAGAGCATTGTCAACTACACACTGAACCAAGCCTATCAGGACAATGTCACGGTCTTTGCCA GCGTCATCTTCCAGACTAACAGGGATGGCTCATTGCCTCCCCATGTCACGTACAAGATCCGTCAGAATTCCAGCTTCACAGAGAAGACCAATGAGATCCGGCGGGCATATTGGCGGCCTGGCCCCAACACTGGCGGCCGCTTCTACTTCCTCTACGGCTTTGTCTGGATCCAGG ACATGATGGAGCGCGCCCTCATCAACACATTTGTTGGCCATGATGTGGTGGAGCCTGGCAACTATGTACAGATGTTCCCGTACCCATGTTATACCCGAGATGA CTTTCTCTTTGTCATCGAGCACATGATGCCCCTCTGCATGGTGATCTCCTGGGTCTATTCAGTGGCCATGATGATCCAGCACATTGTGACAGAGAAGGAGCATCGCCTGAAAGAG GTGATGAAGATGATGGGCCTGAACAATGCGGTGCACTGGGTGGCTTGGTTCATTACTGGCTTTGTCCAGCTCTCCATCTCAGTCACAGCACTCACTGCCATTCTCAAGTACGGCAAGGTCTTGATGCATAGCGACGTCCTCATCATATGGCTCTTCCTTGCCATCTATGCTGTGGCCACCATCATGTTCTG CTTTCTGGTGTCAGTGCTCTACTCCAAGGCCAAGCTGGCCTCTGCCTGTGGCGGCATCATCTACTTCCTCAGCTATGTGCCCTACATGTATGTGGCCATCCGGGAGGAGGTAGCCCATGACAAGATCACGGCCTTTGAAAAGTGCATTGCG TCCCTCATGTCCACCACGGCCTTTGGGTTGGGCTCCAAGTACTTTGCGCTGTATGAGGTGGCTGGTGTGGGTATCCAGTGGCACACCTTCAGCCAGTCACCCGTGGAAGGAGATGACTTCAACCTCCTGCTGTCCATGATGATGCTGGTCGTGGATGCCATGGTGTATGGGGTTCTTACGTGGTACATCGAGGCCGTGCACCCGG GCATGTTCGGCCTGCCACGGCCCTGGTACTTCCCTTTCCAGAAGTCTTATTGGCTGGGCAATGGGCGCGTGGAGACCTGGGAGTGGACCTGGCCATGGTCACGCAACACCCGCCTCAGCATCATGGAGGAGGATCAGGCCTGTGCCATGGAAAGCCGGAGGCTGG CAGAGGAGACAAGGGGCATCGAGGAGGAGCCAACCCATCTCCCCTTAGTCGTCTGCATTGACAAGCTCACCAAAGTCTACAAGACAGACAAGAAGCTGGCGCTAAACAAGCTGAGCCTCAACCTCTACGAGAACCAGGTTGTGTCCTTCCTGGGGCACAATGGTGCAGGCAAGACCACCACCAT GTCCATCCTCACTGGCTTGTTCCCTCCAACATCGGGCTCTGCTACCATCTATGGCCATGATATCCGTACGGAGATGGACAAGATCCGGAAGAACCTCGGCATGTGTCCCCAGCATAATGTGCTCTTTGACAGGCTGACAGTGGAGGAGCATCTCTGGTTCTACTCGCAGCTCAAGAGCATGGCGGAGGAGGAGATCCGCAAGGAGATGGACAA gatGATTGAGGACCTGGAACTCTCCAACAAACGGCACTGCCAGGTGCAGACTCTCTCAGGCGGCATGAAGAGGAAGCTGTCGGTGGCCATTGCCTTTGTGGGTGGGTCACGGGCGGTTATCTTGGATGAGCCCACAGCTGGTGTAGACCCATATGCCCGAAGGGCCATCTGGGACCTCATCCTCAAGTACAAACCag GGAGGACCATCTTGCTCTCCACACACCACATGGATGAGGCTGACCTGCTGGGGGACCGCATCGCCATCATCTCCCATGGCAAGCTCAAGTGCTGTGGTTCCCCACTGTTCCTCAAGAGCACCTATGGTGACGGCTACAAGCTGACAGTGGTGAAGAAGCAGTCGGACACCAGGAATGGCACAG AGCCAGGCCACAGCCCCCTGAGCCACTCCTCTGTCAgcccctgctctgagcctcGTGTCTCCCAGTTCATCAAGAAGTATGTGGCCTCCTGCCTCCTCATCTCAGACACCAACACAGAGCTCTCCTACATCCTGCCCAGTGAGGCTGTCAAGAAGGGCTGTTTTGAGAGACTCTTCCAG CACTTGGAGCAGAACCTGGAAGAGCTGGACCTCACCAGTTTTGGGCTGATGGACACCACGCTGGAGGAGGTCTTCCTGAAGGTGTCTGAGGAGGACCAGTCTCTGGAGAACAGTGACGTGG acaTGAAGGAGTCCAAGGATGCCCTGCAACCACCTGCTTCTGAGCTGGGTCCAAAGTCTGAAGCCAACGGGGAGCCCCTGGCCAAAGCGGCCGTGCCAGAGAAGCCCGAGGTGGAGCTCAGCAACCTGGTGACCTGCTCCAAGCTGGCGCAGTCGCAGGCATCCCTGCGCTCAGTGTCTTCGGTGGGCTCTGTGCGTGGCGATGAAGGTGGGGCTTATTCTGAATTCTTTGGGGATTACGCGCCCCTGTTCGATAACCGGCAGGACCCTGATAACATCAGTCTGCAAG AGCAAGAAGCAGAGGTGGAAGCAGAGGACCGTGACCTGGCAGGTCGGGGAAGCTTCAAGCTGGAAGGCTCGTGGCTGAAGCTGCGTCAGTTCCATGGGCTGATCATCAAACGCTTCCACTGCGCCAAGCGCAACACCAAGGCCCTCTTCTCACAGATCCTCCTGCCTGCCTTTTTCGTCTGCGTGGCCATGACTGTGGCGCTCTCCGTGCCCGAAATAG GTGACCTGCCACCCCTCATCCTCTCGCCATCCCAGTACCACAACTACACTCAGCCCAAGGGCAACTTCATTCCTTATGCTAACGAGGAGCGGCATGAGTACCG CATTAGGCTGTCTCCCGatgccagccctcagcagctggtGAACACTTTCCATCTGCCCTCTGGTGTGGGGGCCACCTGCGTGCTCAAGACACCCTTTAACAACACACTGGACCAGCCCATGCAGACCCTCAACCTCAATAGCAATGAGTCCAAAATGCTGGCAGCCAAGTACTTTGATGCCATGTGCATCGACTCCTTCACCCAGGGCCTTCCGCTTTCCAACTTTGTGCCACCACCTCCATCCCCGGCTCCCTCTGACTACCCCATGTCAATGGATGAGGACCTGCTCCATGCCTGGAACTCCACAACCTTCTCCACTGTTAAAG GGACCGTGacctcagcccctgccctgccccgcaTCATCCATGAGCCCATCAAGTGCACATGCTCCATGCAGGGCACCGGCTTCTCCTGCCCTAGTGGCGTGGGGGGCCATCCCCCACAGATGAAGGTGGTGACAGGGGACATCCTGACAGACATCACAGGGCGCAACGTCTCTGAGTATCTGCTCTACACCTCAGACCGCTTCCGGCTGCACAG GTATGGGGCGCTCACGTTTGGAAACGTCCAGAAATCCATCCCGGCCTCCTTCGGAGCCAGGGCTCCGGCCACAGTGCGCAAGATTGCTGTGCGCAGAACAGCCCAG gTCTTCTACAACAACAAGGGCTACCACAGCATGCCCACTTACCTCAATGCCCTCAATAACGCCATCCTGAGAGCCAACCTGCCCAAGAGCAAGGGCAACCCTGCTGCCTATG GCATCACAGTCACCAATCACCCCATGAACAAAACGAGTGCCAGCCTGTCCCTGGATTACCT CCTGCAAGGCACAGATGTGGTGATTGCCATCTTCATCATTGTGGCCATGTCCTTCGTCCCAGCCAGCTTTGTGGTATTTCTGGTGGCTGAAAAGGCCACCAAGGCCAAACACCTGCAGTTTGTGAGCGGCTGTGACCCTGTCATCTACTGGTTGGCCAACTACATGTGGGACATG CTAAACTACCTGGTGCCAGCCACGTGCTGCATCATCATCCTGTTCGTGTTTGACCTCCCAGCATATACCTCTCCCACCAACTTCCCTGCTGtcctctccctcttcctgcTCTATGG CTGGTCCATCACCCCTATCATGTACCCGGCCTCCTTCTGGTTTGAGGTGCCCAGCTCTGCTTACGTCTTCCTCATTGTCATCAACCTCTTCATTGGCATCACAGCCACTGTTGCCAcgttcctgctgcagctctttgaGCACGACAAG GACCTGAAGGTGGTGAACAGCTACCTGAAGAGCTGCTTCCTTGTGTTCCCTAACTACAACCTTGGCCACGGCCTGATGGAGATGGCCTACAATGAATACATCAATGAGTACTATGCCAAAATTG GTGCCTGCCTGTCTCCACCAAACCCATTGAGGATGACATTGATGTGGCCAATGAGAGGCATCGGGTCCTGCGTGGTGACGCTGACAATGACATGCTAA